gAACCTAGTATAGGGGGTTGCAGGCAGGGCAGATCAGGGGCCCTTTGTTGACACTCTGCTCTAGAGGGGATGGTTACACTTCCGCTCGCCTTTCCGTCTTACACCAGGAACAGCCAGCAACCATGGGCTGCAAGAGGCCCTGTTACTCCACAGAAGTAGTtaactttttctctctcagacCCCGTTTGAGAAGCTGATGATACCTGTGGATCTTCTCAGAAATATTAAATagacaaacatacacacagacattTGCTTACATTTTGGGGGCATTTGTGGAGCCCCTGAAGATACTTCAAGGGTCGCAGGTTAAGAATTCCTATTTTGGAGGAAATAGAGTttgaaagaataagagaaagaagagaatattttGCTAGGAAACAGTAACATGTAGGGGCAAAGCATGGGCATTGGTTGGAATTCTGTCTTACTCGATTGgtcctcaatttctttttctgtagagTGGGGACAATGATGCCTACCTAGGATTAAATAACAGTGTAAAATAAATGGGCCGTGGTAAATGCTTATTTCCTGCTCCTTTTCCTAAGATGTGAGCAGATAGGAGAGGTCTTCCTGCTTAGTTCTCGTATCTTGCTCgtgttttgtacttttttttcctggaatcaATATTGAAATCTTTAATACCACTTGAGCAGGAACCTGCAGGCTCCATCTCCAGTCCCGTTATGCACTTAGCTTTAGCGAAGTGAGGGGGTTAGGAAGGGGCAGCCGTACACGCCTGCCTCAAAGCTTTTGCAATTACTGGAGTCTCTGCTTGGAACTTCCTTCCCACAGATAGTCACTGAGCTCCTCCTCACTTCATGCACAgtttcaaatgtcacctcctcagagaggccttccctgaccacctgaCTAGTTCTCTATTCTCTTACTCTAGTGTTTTTCGTAGCACTGTCTTATTTCATGttaattatttcattcaaatTATATATTCACTTGCGTATTTTCAGTCTCTCCCATGagaatgtaaactccacaagAGCAGGGATTTGTTGTGTGTGCTGCTCCGTTCCCAGCATCTAGAATGATGCCTGGGCCTAGGCAGtctgtatttattgaatgaatggtgTGACAGTTTGAGTGCATCCTCGAACTGGTGCCTGCTTGGGGCTTGTCACATGATGCTCTTTTTGGCCACAGGGTTTTGACACGCTCATCTCTCTAGGTGGAGAGTCTTCCCCTCTAGCAGCCTTCTTTCCAATCAGCCAACCTTCTGCTAATTGCTCTGTTCCCTGTTAGCCTTCCAAGACTTAAAGGTTGATATGCTCAGGTAGCTAGATCTCTGCCTTTAGTCTGTGCAAACAGAAACAGCCCCTTTGTCTAGCAGAGTTTTCCTGAGCCCCAGCTGTATGGAGAGCTCTATTCTAGGTGCTGTGGGAAACGCAGAGATGACATCCTAGTCTCTGACCTTGAGAAGCACGTACTCTGTAAGAGAGACATACACAGCACAGGGGTGTAGTCCCGTCTGGGATTGAGTCCTGGCTTCAGTGCTTgctttctgtgtgaccttggacaagtttcttCATTCTTCTAGCATCAATTtcaccatcttttaaaaataaataaataaatgaagtaaagatAGAGGCTTGGTTGAGGTAATGCATGTAAAGCTAGCAGTGTGGCCGTGCACCTGCAACACAGTTGACACGTAGTAAATGTCAGCTGGCATCTTCATTAGTAAAAGTATTCGCCTTTGTGTATCTGTGTAGTGTTTGGTTCTTAAATACCGGGGACATCAGGCCTGCCCTTCTTTTGTGTCTTGTTACTGGTaacccacccccagcctctcagTTCTCCAGAGCTCAGGTGAGTTATTCCATAAGTAGCAGCTCTCAGTCTCCGTGACAGGAGGCTGGAGAAAAGAGAGGGGGCTGGACTCAATCCTATTACTGATCTTCCTTCCCCAGCTGCTGGGGGCCAGTCACACAGGCTTACTTGTTTTGACATAAATAGTAAGTGTGACTCTTGGAGCATTAGCTCCAAAGATCAGCCCCCTTAAGGAAATCTGATGTTTGGTTTGGGGCACTAGCTGAAAACCCTTTTGAAAACATCAAGTGCAGTAGCTCGCCTGAATGTAGGCTTGGCTTAACTTACTCTTCTAGGCTTGTGCCTGAAGTACTTGGAGAAGTATGTGGAGATCATGTTGGCTATGCCAATATGAAACTGCTCCTGTCATTTCTTGATCTGCAAAGCATCTTCAAGGCTATTGTCTTATTAGCTCCTCTCAACAACCCTGTGATAGGCATGACAGATTTTACTGTTGTTTCTATGTGAGGAGATTGAGGCTTAGCAAAGTGAAATGACTTACCTTAAGtctcagctagtaagtggcaaggCCAGACGCAGAATCAGGTCTTCTGCCTACAAACCAAGTATTCTTTTTATCTGCCTTATTAATTGTTAGAAAGTTCTTTACATTGATTCAAAATCTCCCTCCTTGAACCTAGATCACAGTGCTCTCTGTGAACcagtttaagaataaaaataacaatatccTGAGTATGTAGCATGCAACAGGTGCTCCAGAAACATTATCTCTTTGGTATTTCACAGTAACCCTGAAGGGCAGATAATATTGTTACCGTGGTACAGATGggaaaaactgaggcttgagATTGAGCAGTGGTTTAGGATCACACAACTCTTTTCAGGACAGTGCTCCACTGTAAGAAAACTGATGAGTCTCCGTTACTTAACCTGTTTAACTGGGGGTAAATTGTGTTTGTTCTGCTAACTTCTCTTGGTTGTTCTGAGGATCAGTGAGAAACTGTGAAGACattctgagagttttataaatgttaataaCTATTATTCTTAAACATAAAACAGTCTGAAAGTAGAAGTGTTGCAGAAGAGATTCATGTTTTCATTGGGAGGGAGGATGTGGTGCTTTTGTTTGGTGAAGAAACTGGACTGGGTGAATTAGCTGACCTTTAAGGTCCCATGGACGTTCGTTATAAGGGTCAGGAGGACTGAAAACCCATATCTTCACACTCTGCGACCTCCTGTTACTTCTCTGCGCTTCCTCGtctgttctctcttttgttcactcCTCTCTAATCATGCTGGACTCCTTACTGTTTCTCAGATATGGCAAACATACTCCTATCTCGGGGCCTTTATGCTTGCTGCGCAGAATTTTTTCCAAGCTGTCTTCATGGCTTACCCttacctccttcaggtctttgcacAATTATCGCCTTAATGAGGCCTTCTCTGACTACCCTATTGAAAATTGACACCGCCCCCCCCCATGCACATATGAACATGAATACTGCCTAAtctccttttgtgttttttttttttgcaaaccaTGTATTCTGTTTATTTGGTTTATTATCTGTCTACCTCCTATTAGATAGTCCCTGATACATAGTAAATGTTgcataatgatttttttctatacatagcCCTACACCTATTTTTAAAGCATGAAGATCTTTAAGTTGTATATTTATGTTGCAGGCTTGGTTCACAATTGAAGATGGAGACAGACTTGCAAATtaagagagggtgtggagagccTGGGTCAGGGATCTCATTCTCAGATCCCAGGCATTTTGATTCTGTGACCACAGACAGGTCTATCTGCTAGGACCTTGGTTTTACTTATTGGTAAATTGGGGGCTGCTGCCTGGATAAGGTGCTTGATAACTCACGATGTGCATGTTATTTGGCATCATGGTGGGCCGAGGCTCTTGGAGTCTCCATCCAAGGGCTCATGAATAATGGAAGGAAAGCTCTCCTGATTTAATGCAGTGGTGCCAACCCTGTGGATTGGTAAGTGCTGGATTGTCTCCATCCATTCATGCCCAAGCCATTCTAGTGCCAAACCCTTAActttactaaaaaattattttcctccttaGTAGTTTCCCCTTAATTGCCGTATTTGGTAAATGGTCTCTTGGAGACACCCTGATTTGACTGTTTTAGTTCAGTTCAAAGAGCTTCTTGATTGCAAAACTGATTTTCTTTGACTCCCTAGTGCAGctaagcttttttgtttgtttttttaggcGGGGTTATTAATATTGCAGTTGTGACTAACAGTGGATAGAATGACCATTGGCTTAGAAACTCTTGGTTTTTGTCCCCCAAAATTACTTTTGTCAATAAACAACTGTTTGTCTTTGGGCAGATTACTTAACCGTTCTGAGTCTCAGTTACTTCATAAAATGAGATTAATTCCTGCCCTTTCTGCCTTACACAGTTATTGTGGGGtggaaaatgagatgaaaaatagaaTGCAGTATGTAAGCAGAAGGCACTCACATTATTATTCTTGCAGTGACGTCACCACGAGGCCGTTCCTTAACATTACTTGGACTTTCTTCCCCAGGAGACTTAAAGACAGAAAGGTGCTCTGCTCCAAGTTTGACAAGCCTCCATTTGGAAGGGAGTGGTTGGGTGGCAATCTTGATTTTTCACCCTTATTTCTGTGTAAATCCTTTGGTCCAAATGTACTGTTAACATGTTTCTTACTTTAACTCTGATAATGCCTTTCCCTTCACCTGCTGCTTTCATTTTGTAACCTTGGTATTTGCCATTCCTTTCATCTTCCACATCTCTCTGTTTCTTGGTAGGCAGGTGACAGGCTTCTTTATCTGAGAGTTTCTCCGATTTTAGCTCTGGTTGTAATAGAAACCAGTCCAGGTCAGTAGTGTGTTTCAGGTACACAAAAGAGTATATTGCTTTCAGAGTTACTCACTTTATGGAAACATTTTAGCTATGTGTCAAGAGGAACAGTATTTTTTCCATGCTGATGACTTAGGAGAGGGCTTATCAGTGCAATGGTCTTCAGCTAAGACTGACTTCCTTCCTGATTGACTGGGCCCCTGGGTCCTCTGCTGCTCCTAGTTGGGACCCTGGGAGTGCAGTTTAACTCTAGGCCAGGACACGCCACATATGCTAAACTTTGGAGAAGCCATTGGTCACTCCTGCCAACCCAGGGACTAATTTGTAAATGTCTGTTTTGGGTCCTTCACAGTATCTGGTGAATGACTACTGCTGCTCCCACATCAGATTCTGGTGACCCAAGCTTAGACTTGGCAGCCATGGTGGGTCCAGGGTTGGCAGAAGCCCACCTTGGTGTGTTAAAAGAGTGACTGCTCAGTGCATGAGGTGCCTTTTACAGCCTTTGATAGTGGGTCTAGCTGCAGCTCTGCCACGTTGACCCTAGAGGGCCAAATCTCTTGGCCACTCCACAGTGAATGATATTCTTTCCCACTAGACACAGGTGACCTTCCTTTGAATTCTGACAGTTTCATGGAGGCTGATCCAGACTCTTACCAAACTTTCTCTTTTGTGCAGTTTGGTCCTGACTGCCTTTTGAATCTCTTTTAGAGCTCTGAGCTCTTCACCCTGACCTATGGGGCTCTGGTCACCCAACTATGCAAGGACTATGAAAATGACGAAGATGTGAATAAACAGCTCGACAAAATGTGAGTGAGCCCCTCTGTGGGAGAGACAAGAACGGGGCTTCCAGCACACTGAATCTACGTGGTCCTTTAGAACCCAGAACACGgtctactctctttttttttttttttaaagatttaattttttcctttttctccccaaaggcccccggtacatagttgtatattcttccttgggggtccttctagttgtggtatctGGGACGCTGcgtcagcatggtttgatgagcagggccatgttcgtgcccaggattcgaaccaacgaaacactgggccgcctgcagcggagcgcacgagctcaaccactcggccatggggccagccctgggtctACTCTCTTATAACCAACATTTTGGGTAGTTTCCACTGAGGTCATTTAGTGGAATGTTTTGGGATTGTCCCCATTTTCCCTTTACCACAATAGCCGTATGTTCAGACATGAGACATTCAGACCCCATAGTATAGtctgttctcttttccttcccaggGGCTACAACATTGGAGTCCGGCTGATTGAAGATTTCTTGGCACGGTCAAATGTCGGGAGGTGCCACGACTTTCGGGAAACTGCAGATGTCATTGCCAAGGTCATTATCTGGGGCCACCTGGCCATGCCGAAGAATTGCCATTGGGAGGCACTGCTTACCACTTTTTCCATGTCCCTTAGAGAGGCCTTTAATATTCCAAAATACTAGTTAGGCAGCTGTTTGAGCCAAAGCTACCACTTCCTGAGGGTTTGGGAATAGCACAGATTATGAAAAAGGGAGCAGTGGTTAGGAGCATCCCTGTGGATGAAAGCTCCACTGAACCAAAGCCAGATCCCTCCACCGCGAAGATGTAGCCGAGGAGCAGGGGGTTAGGAGCACAGGCTTTGGACTCCGACAAACCTGccttcaaattctggctccagtACTTACTGGTTCTTTGGTACGTTACTTTTAACCTCTTTAATTACCGTtacctcatctttaaaatgaagaaagtaagagctacctcacagggttgttgtaaggagtaaatgaaataatgaatgtgaGCATTCaggtaaaattaatatatttaacttGGTGTATATATAGTAACTGTTTGCTATTAATAATATTAGTGTTGCGTATTACAGCATTAATAATAAATGATGAGACACCTGTAGCTTTGTGGAGTCAGTTACCTAAAGGTTGGTTGTTTCTGTTGTGGAGCATGCTGGCCATGCCCAAATCCTAGAGAGGGTTGACAGTGGAGAGAGCTCTGTGAGGTTTGGAATTAGGACGGTAGACAGAAGGAAAGATGTCTGCAGAGTAATTCTGCCCCAGTGACCTGTATTCGCTTTCAAGAAGAAGTGTTCAGATAGCACAGAGAGAGGACGGGGAAGTAGGTTGGGGCCTCTCTGCGCTCAGGTGCTGGTTCAGGGCAGCCACCTCCGTCAGAAGATCAGTGCTCCCTTCCACTAAGAAGCACAGGTTggggggcccgcccagtggcacagtggttaagtgcgcacgttccgctttggcggcctggggttcgctgctttggatcccaggtgcggacatggtgccgcttggcaaaaagccatgctgtggtaggcgtcccacatataaagtagaggaagatggacatggatgttagctcagggctagccttcttcagcaaaaagaggaggcttagcagcagatgttagctcagggctaatcttcctcaaaaaaaaaaaaaactgcaggtAGACAGCAAGTTGTTGCCTAATTGCATAGATACCTTGAAGAAGAGGAGTGTGTAATTGTGCACAGATGCTTTTCCTTTTTGCCCCAAATACCTAAAGCTTCAGTGTCTTGCAGAGGCCACAGTTTTGTTCCCAAGCCACTTAATTCCTCCTTGCCAGTCCCATCACCTTCCCTCTTGTATAGGCCTTACTCCTCTTCCCCATAGTGCTGTTGTGTGTCCCTTGGCAGGTGGCGTTCAAGATGTACCTGGGCATCACTCCAAGCATCACCAATTGGAGCCCAGCTGGTGACGAATTCTCcctcattttggaaaataaccCCTTGGTGGACTTTGTGGAACTTCCCGATAACCACTCATCCCTTATTTATTCCAATCTCTTGTGTGGGGTGTTGCGGGGAGCCTTGGAGATGGTGAGTGCAGCTCTTTACCTTCCAGGACACCTGAAATGTAGTAGGGGCTTGAAAAATGTTTgagtgaaagagggagagaggagaaagatctTTGGCTCACCCCAGTGCTTCGCTGTCTGAGATGGTGACACTGCTGAGTGTGGGATCCAAGTTGGACATCTCCACGTGATGATGATCCTCCCTACTAGGCTGAGAGATGGTGCTGTCAGCCCCTAAAGCCTAGGAACACTTTCCCATATTGGCTTATCTGGTGACAGTCTCATTCCTGGGTGTTCTTTGTGAAGTCTCTCCTTTTGGGTTGGGCCCCTGCCTTTTGCAAGCAAACGTTGGAGTTGGCAATCTTGTCCTTGTGGGAAACCAGCCCCCTTGTTTTGGCTTCTGGGGATTGGCCAGTTGTAGCCCCATCCCCAGTGGTTTCCCAGGGGCTGTGGCTAGGCAGCTGCCTCTTCATTTCCCCACTGTCCCCAGGTCCAGATGGCTGTGGAGGCCAAGTTTGTCCAGGACACCCTGAAAGGAGACGGTGTGACAGAAATCCGGATGAGGTTCATCAGGCGGATTGAGGACAATCTCCCAGCTGGAGAAGAGTGACCGTCCCCAGGACTTCAGGGTAGCCGACAGGAGCACTTGTGGGATCAGAAAGCCTCAGTGCTGCCTCTGTCCTCTAGAGCTCAGTGACTCTTTAACATGGATGTTATATATTCTTCTCACCTTGTTTCCATTCTCCGTGCTAATAAAGAACAGACTGTAACATAGTCCATTTACCCCACAAGTGTGCACATTCAGGAGGGAAAttctttgttccctttccttCCAAAGGGGCTGAATGTAGTCATCCTTGATTGGACTAGAAAGAGCTcaaaccattttacattcctgtttgaattttccaaagcaaaacCCACTTTGACCCCTTTAAGAGGGAAGCCTGGCACGTCTGTCCCTGGGCCTTCAGGAGCTGTTGGGAAATGGCCATAGGGAATCCAGGGTTGTGGGACcgggagaggagaggctgggagggtgGATCGGAGTTGCTAGCTATAGTGTGACACGCTAGCGCTTGCCAGGATAGGGGAGCCGGTCGTGCCGGAAACACTGACTTCTGGGAAGCCACCCAGGTCTCTCATTCCTGCCTGCTGTTTGGAGGCAGCATCTCCTCTTTTTACAGAGGGTTCATCCTTTTTTCTTACAGATTCTTCAATAAAGACACATTCTTGAGTGAAATCCCAATCATgtcctgttttctttctgctcaGCCTTGGGAATTTTGTTGCAATGGGGTGAGGAGACCAGCTAAGTTCCTGGGCCCTGCCTTCATTTTACCTGGTCTAGGAATGGCTTCTCCCCACATACCAGAGTCTGGGAAACTTGGAGCAAATGAGGCCCCTTCAGAGTCATTTGTGGTCTGCTGTCTGTAGCAAAATCTACAAACAGACTATTATCCCAGACATACCTAAAATGGATGATCCTGGGCCCTTGGCCACCATGAGTTGGAAGGTTTGGCTAGGAAAGACCATTTTTAAACCCTGGTATTggggggccggcctcatggccaagtggttaagttcacatgctctgctgctgcggcccagggtttcaccagttcgaatcctgagtgcggacatggcaccactcatcaagccatgctgaggtggtgtcctacatgccactagaaggaccacaaccaAAAACACACAACTTTGTACccgggagctttgggagaaaaaggaaaaataaaaaacaatcttgaaaaaaaaaataaaacccaggtGTTGGGGagccatttattgagtgctcaccaCGTGTTGGACGCTGTACTGAGCTCTGTGTGTCATCCCATTTTTAGAGGGAAGGCGACacattgcccaaggtcatagagctagtAAGTGGAGAAGCCAGGTTTCAAAGCCCCAGCCAGATTCCAAAGCCCCTGTTCTTAATGATGCTGCCTGGTTAGTATTGTCGGGGGAGGAGGGCACAGGCCTTACAGAGCTTaggatagctttttttttttaggatagcTTTCAAAGGCGGGGATCAGAGGTTGTCAGGCCATTTTTGATAGCACTGTTCTTGGGAACAGCCTAGGGCTTTGAGGTCCAAATACTCAGGTTGTTGCGGGTAACCAGGGTCCCTAGGCCTCCCCCAAGGTCAGTGGACAGGCCTGAGATGAGAGGAACAGTTATAGATGCATTGTGCTTGAAGTGTTTCTGGGTTGTGTAGGTTAGGACCAGGGTTCTGGGACACCAGTGAGAGGCGGTTTGCACACAACTGGCTGCCTCCAGCTGGGTTAGGCCACGAAGGGGGAGGAAAGGTCACTTTTGTGTCCCCAAGTATAGAGAGGCTAATGTTCTCTCTGGGATCCcatccttctctgagcctctttacCTCCGCCTCAATTGGGGCCCTAGGGCAGGCACCTCATTTTGGTCAACTGTATCCCTAGCGCCCAGTATAGAGCTGCGTCAGATCACACCACAGTTTGAGTGAATGAAGGAGGGATGAACGGAATGAATGCTGGGGCCCAGATGTGGAAAGTGTGTGGTGTCTGGACTCTGCCAGGAAAAGTGAGCTGCACCACCCTTTCCCTTCTCCAGGGGTACCCTcgcccttcctctcctcccagtACCACAACCTGCTTTCCAGCAGCCATTTGTACAGCGTGAGGTTTTGGATATTTCCTTCCCCAGAATTAAACTTAGGCAACAACACAGGGTTGGCAAGCTGGGGAAGCAAAGGCCCCTTGGTGACCTTTCCCAGTTACAGCCCCTCAACTGTGTGATGCGCctctggggctgaggggagggaagggctgAGGACTATGGAGCTGTTTGGACGTCACCTCCTCATCTCTCCCAAATGAGCCAAACACACAAGTGCCAGCAACTTACCTTCAGGTCCCCCCACCGTACCCCCACCCCTGGAATTAATTAGTTGTAAATTACATATCCCTCTGCTTTACTACGACTGTGAGGCTGGGACAGCCCCCAGGCTAGGCCATTCCCCATTCTCCTTGATGTACTGGCTCACGCCCTCCCAGCAAGATGGCGCAGGTTTGCCTGGCCGTATGGGAGGGGCTGACTAATGAGGTCAGAAACCTGGGTCCTAGTGGAGTGCTGGGGCTGAGGAGTCGGTGCTGGTGGCCTTTGGGCTTGGCTGGCTGGGCAGAGCTCTAAGGAAAGGCCTCGCTCTATAGCGTTTGGCCACCAGGGGTCTCCAGATCACCACTCTGCTGTCCCAGAGAGTGATCATTGGACTCCTGGTTTTCAGAATTTGCTGGAAGATGCACCTGATGGGGCATATCTCAGAGGCTGGTCAGAGCCTGGAAGTGCCCCCTTCCTCCTGTCACACCCACGGGACTTGAAAGCAAAGCTCACATCATGGCCAGGCTGAGGGCCTCCCTGCACAATACAGGGCAGTGGAAAGAGCACATTGGCTAAGAAGTCTGTGGCCCCCATGCACACCCTAAACTCTCCTGCTGGCCTCCTGAGTTCTGCAAGCCAGCTCTGAGCCCTCCCCTAACCAACCCCCTTTACTTCCTGCTTGGAGACCAGAGCACCAGCCTGGTTCCCCCACGTAAGAGTCCTGTCCTGCCCCAGACCGCCGGCACAAATGACACTTCCATATTCAGGTTACACCCTCCCATGGTGGACTGGCCTCCTCTACATTTGTTCTGGGCATCCAGGTCTGAGAAGGAGGTGGCAACAGAGGCTCAGGAGCAGAAATTGCattaagtgaaattaaaatagTCTAACAAGTAGTTCATTGTGGATGGGGGGTGGTGCAGGAAGAGCATCCTCCCGTCCTCCCCCAGCTTAAGTGCTACCATGTGCTGTTTCCTGGAAGCCAaagggctggtgggaggggaggggcgggtggCGGCAGGCGAAAAGCCTCGCTGTTACCGCTCTCCAGCCTTTGATGCAGGGCCAGGCCTGACCCCAGGACGGCCGCTGGCCACTGCCAGGGGAGCTGTGGGATGCAGCAGTGCATTCCTGGGGGCAATTTACGCTTctggcaggaggagaggaaagtttctactgtggggaagggggtggagagaGGGTGTTGCAGAGGAGGTTAGGTGTTGTGAGGAACAATGGAGGGAGCCAAGGCACAGGGCAGGACCCTTCTGCCTCAACCTGGCTCACTTAACTGCTTAGACGGAGGCCTCCCCCAGGAAGCTTTCTCTGATGGACCAAGAGCAGGTGAGGAGCAGCACCTTCGCCCCCCACCGCACATGTGGGCTGCCCAGGTATAGCCCGGAGGACACCGAGAGAGGCAGCTGCTCTTCCCTCCTGGCTCTGGGGGCCTGGACTGTCAGGCATGAGGGCATCTAGGACAGAGCTAGGCTGGAGGAGAGCTGGGAAGATGGTGTGATGGGTGTGAGAGcatgtgtgagtgagtgtggaCAAATGTTATTCACAGCAACGGCTAATATTTATTGTCAGCGCTGGTGTAAGCACTTCACATGTATTTCTCAGCATTCACAACAACCCCATCACTATTCctgctttgcagatgagaaaactgagatccaCAGCTAGGACATAGtagatccaggatttgaaccaaatAGTCCAGTATGGGACACCAAGGTCTTATCCAGTACATTGTTTTACAGGTGTATGTTTTTGTGTTTCAGTGTGTGTTTGTCTGCTTATGTTCCTTGAGGAGTGTGTCTGTAGGTGAATTACTTTGTTTAACAAAAACGTAAGCCTGTTCTGGGGGCAGGGAACATGGAGATGCTGGAGCATCTGCCCCTGGGGAGGCAGCTAATGCAATGTGGCGGCCGGGGTGTGGCGGGGTGAAAACGAGAGACAGAGacaagtcctggctctgctacttactggtTATGTGACATTAGACAAAGGATTTGAATTCTGAGCTTCAatttttcatctggaaaatggggataataacgcCTAACTCGCTGACTGTTTGAGGATGAACCAAGATGAAGTATGAACGTTTCCTGGCATAGGCTCTTTCATAATTGGCAGTTATGATGAGCACGTTATTAGGGGAAATGTCTTGCAAAACTACTGTATGTGGATATGTGAGTGTCTGCGTGTGGGCAGAGAGTAATTTTGTGAAACCAGGGCCATGTCTGtgttgttcattgctgtatccccaaGCTTCCAGCACTACTTTTCGGCACAAAGTAGGTGCCCAATCAATTTTTATTGACGGGGGGTTGACTGAGTGTGAGAGTGGAGTGAGATGGGCCCACAGAGAGAGGGGTGTGCGGGCAGTGTGGGCTTCCACTAGGACCGGCTACGTAATTTATGGggctcagtgcaaaatgaaaatgcagagctCCCTGTTAAAAAAGAACAGTCATGAGCCGCATAccaacgtttcagtcaatgacagactgcatatacaacggGAGTatcatacagcctaggtgtgtagtaggctacacctcTAGatgtgtgtaagtacactctgtgatgttcatacaacgacaaaatcacctaacaatgcctttctcagaatgtatccccattgttaagcgatgCACGActttattaagactttttttgttgtttttttttgaggaatactagccctgagctaacgtctgctgccaatcctcctctttttgctgaggaagacgggccctgagctaacacccgtgcccatcttcctctactttatatgtgggatgcctaccacagtatggcttgccaagcaatgccatgtctgcacccaggatccgaaccggtgaaccctgggctgtggaagaggaatgtgcgcacttaaccgctgcgccactgggccagcccctattacgAATTTTAAGATGAcccagcagagcattaaaccaagccctttttttttttttgaggaagattagccctgagctaacttctgccaatcctcctctttttgctgaggaagactggccctgagctaacatccatgcccatcttcctctactttacatgtaggatgcctgccacagcatggcttggcaagaggtgccatgtctgtacctgggatctgaaccagcgaatcccgggccgcccagaagtggaacgtgtgaacttaaccgctg
The genomic region above belongs to Equus caballus isolate H_3958 breed thoroughbred chromosome 2, TB-T2T, whole genome shotgun sequence and contains:
- the TRAPPC3 gene encoding trafficking protein particle complex subunit 3 — encoded protein: MSRQANRGTESKKMSSELFTLTYGALVTQLCKDYENDEDVNKQLDKMGYNIGVRLIEDFLARSNVGRCHDFRETADVIAKVAFKMYLGITPSITNWSPAGDEFSLILENNPLVDFVELPDNHSSLIYSNLLCGVLRGALEMVQMAVEAKFVQDTLKGDGVTEIRMRFIRRIEDNLPAGEE